Within the Malus sylvestris chromosome 4, drMalSylv7.2, whole genome shotgun sequence genome, the region TTGAGCATCCTTCCTCGTCCTACCCGTTCCAAAACCTATCTTCTCTCCAGTGAAAAGAACCTTTAAAACAAAGTTAACAATTAGCACATTAGAGTCCAAAACTGATAAAAGATCGCTCctcaaatcaaaattaaaacataaatacaaaatgtataaacaaacaaattgaaaagGAAGCAAAGTCTTGAATTTTTCTCCAAGTTTTCTCTTTTCGTTCTACCAAactaaaaaacattttttttatgacTCTGTATTATTGATTTGACATTTTTTTCTGACTCTGTATTATTGATTTGTTCTGCTAAAGAAAGAAATATGACAAATCAGGGTCAGCTTATGTTAGGAAACACCACACCCTAAGACAACATTTTAGTTTTACAATATCTATTGTTTATATAACTAAATCATTTCACAACAACTTCATGCATTTAACGCATGTAAATAATAAGTACAACAGCCGTGATGTAAATAAGTGGTAAAAACTACCAAAGTACAAAGGGAAAAAAAGTATAGAAGGAAAGTTCACTGACCTCAACAGAAAACTGCAAATCATTGCTGGTGCTTAAAACAGACCTGAACTCAATCTGAGCAACGGGCAACATCGTGATAAACTCCGTTAGGAAaaataagaagagagaagagagagatgggacGGAATGGGGCACTGCGTTGGGGAGATAAAACTAAAGCTATTTGTACCTTTGAACTGCACCTCCGTCCAATTTCCTGCAGCACTCCAATAGATAAAGGGGATGGCAGCAGGGTCACTTTACCAGATTCTATTTGAGATTCTCTATTCATAGAAGATGCTTGATTCTGGGATACACCAGCCTCTGCACGAAAAAACTAGGTTATAAAACTATAGGTATCACTCATAAAAAGAACCATACTATTAATCCTAAAGGAAGATTATAACTTAAAACCATACAAAGGCGAATGATAATCCTATTCCCATCCTCCAAGTTGTGAGGTTGGATAACAGGCTAAAATTAAAACGAAAGGAGAGAAAGATAAAGATGAGAGGAAGGCTCATTAGGCACAAAGCATAAAATTTTCAGTCTCAAAACCAACACAACAATAATCTATACTAAAATGGAAGGACAGTAGCCTCGGACTCTCGATTTCTTCTTAATATCTCAAAAACATTCCTCAtataaacttcaaaattaaaaagtatAATGATGATTAGGCAGCAAgcatttcagaaaagaaaacctTTCAAACCGCTTGAGAGAACAAGGACACATCAAAAGGAAACTTAACAATCTATATCTAAGATTTTCCAAGGTCCAAGGAAAACGTCTCGCATCtatgtttaaaatttgtaaatatatGGATTAATGCATTGACCACTCAAATCCAACACATCATTCAATGGATCTTACAAATCCATATGATGCTTTCCATTTGTTTGACAATCTCTTCTCAGGTTACTTAACTTGTGCATGAAAAAGAGGACATAAGAAGACTTATTTGCACAGAGTGTACCATGATACTTTGACTGCCAGCTATAGTGTTATTCTATAATATCATCAAGGTGACATGACCCAAAATACAATACAAAGCCCAGCAACCTACTATTCAAAAGATGATGGCTAGGAAGTGAAAGATACATTCTAATGAATTCATCCAATTCATTCCAGTTCGACATGTAGGTTTCTATACCAGGCGATAAAGTAAATTACCTGAAGGCTGACTTGGAAAAGGAAGATTCTGTTTTTGCAAATCACGCCCAGAAGATACCTGCAAATAGAGAAAATTTTGGTCACTGAGACATTTCTGGAATTCTTATAGTAACACCTTAATTCAAATTGTCAAAACAAGTGACTCCGAAAGAAATTTAACAAATTCTGGACatacctcttccctcttcaaatCGGATTTGTGTGAGAGCAAACCAGTGGGTGTAGAACCTGGTGTGGCAGGACCAAAAGGATTCTGGTAAACTGACTTTTCAGGTTTTGAAACACCAGGCTGTTGAACAAGCTCAGAAGTGTGATTACTCAAATGTCCCCTGTTGTTGTCATCATCAACCAACCATCCTCCTTGTGCATTTATTGAGGATGCTGGCAGTTGTCCAGGCACTTTAGATAAAAGAGGGGGCTCAGCAGAGCTTTGACTCCTTATATCTAGACCAGGATTTGTACCAAGGAGTCCTCTCCTCATTTCATGGTCACGATCAGAAAAGCTATCACGTCTAACAGGAAGTCCAAGCAGACCAGGTTTCTGAGAAGGTATGACCGGCCTCAAAGATGTCGTACCAGCAGCATTGGGAAGAATTGCAGCCAGTGCTTGAGAGTTGTCAGATCTTGACTCAGCATGATTTTTCACAGAATGAACCACCGACTCCACACCACCCTTATCATCAGATTGGTTTAATCTTCGTTCCACTTCGACACCATTCATTCCTTCACTAATGGGAGCATTAGCATTTCCATTTGGTGCAAAACCAGCATCCTCGGACATCAAGTAATTGCTCACATCAGGAGCAGGAGGCAAATTTACCACCTCATCTTCATAAAAAACTCCAGAAATTCTTCGCAACAAAATTTCATCAAACTCTTTGAAAAAACAACCTCTGACATTGCATGCAACATTTCTTGCTACACAGAGGACTGGAACTGCACTAGCTGTCTCTGCTTGAGGAGCATAATATGGGCTGAAAGCTGGAACAACATGGACTCGAGGTTGATCCTTATCTTCCCAGACATTGGAACGGTCATCAATAACCATTGCCATCTTTGGATGGCACACTCCTTGTTGGAAGACATTCAGTAAAGATTTCTTGGAGCCTGATTTAACACAAACAACACGGTCCAGAAGTTGCTTTGAGCCTATTAAGTGTGACCCTGGGTCAAGAAGCCTCCACATTTCTAAGGCATAATCTCTTTCAGCCATAGTACAGACGTAAACTTCAAACCTCTTGCGTCCTTTTGCAGTTAAATAACTTCTCAAATCTTCCCATGCAGGTCGTAACCGCACAAGCACACTGGTATCACGAATCTGCATTAAACAACAATATTGTATTGTAGTCTTTTGCACACTTGCATGAGAATATAGCTATATTTGCAGCTACTATGACGAGATTGACTTATCAGTTATCACTCATTCTACTTTTTTGTAAGATGACAGTTGTTTTACTAAATAACTTCTAAAAGCTTCCTGACTAATCAAACTGCCACATGAATTTTGGATAACTCAAGGGAACATATCGCACAGATGGGTGAATGTATCAATGGATCTAAAAGTTAACAAACATATGTTGATCAAAAAAGCACTGCAATGTTTGGAAAACCTACCGAGGTCTagccaaatgaaaaaaaaatctaaatttctGCAAACAACATTAGGCTACACTCCTAGCATGCAACTAAATTATCTCTGCCTAAAGAACACACTACGTAGTTTCATAAATTTTACATTAGGATGGTGTTGTTCTCAAGTCCTAGTAATGAATGATATTACAACATATTGTCTCAATGCACTCATTCATTATCTTCAATAACAGCATTTAGGGTATTGAATTCCTATAAAACAAAAgggaaacaaacaaataaaacatacagaaaaaaataaacatgactAGAGGATCACCTCGGGATTGATGCGAGTGAGCACAATGTTCTTCtctggcaatctaatgataggCCGAATCATTTTTTCATGGTTATCAGACAGTGGAGGAACCTCCTCCAGTTGAACTTTATACAACTTTCCATTATCCATCACACAATCGTTATCTATATACTGCTTCAACAGCCACCTCTCGTCCATGTACCGCTTCATTTCAGCAGACATTCCAGCTATTCGCACCCCATCACTCTCCCGTCCAATCCAACTTCGTAAAGCCTCGATCCTATCCTCAAAAGACTTCATGGTGTTGGCAACAATCAACGTCTCATCGAGATCAAACACAATTGAGAGAACCCTCAGATTCAGCATTCCTAGAGAAGCACTGTACAGACCAACAGGAACCGCATAGCACCAAAAGCACGGAAATTTCTTCTGCTTACTCGGCATGGCTACCAAGTGAATCTCCTCATCCCCTACCAACACAATCGCCGTCTGCTTAAGACAATGAATCACCTTATTAGTACACTCCGCCTAATTAActcgaaaaacaaaaaaacaaaaaaaaacaaaatctggaTCACATTCTTGATTTAACCACGATACTAACTGAGCTAACTTTACTAGGTCAGTTAACTAACCGTTTATCCAATCAAATTACCTCCAAAAACTTCAGATTAAAATTTATGTGCTGCcggtacattttcttgggagcCAAACAGAAAGCTCAATCTAAACAATCTATATAAACAAATGCAAACATCGAAAAATGGAAGCAATTGAGTGGGAACCTTGAACTCGTAGAAGCAAGACGCGTGGAGATTGATCAAATGCGGCTGTTCGACAGGGGAGGCCGATTCGAGTTTGCATCGAACAGAAAACGAGGAAATCGTCTGGAGAATTGAGAGCGGAGGACACCTCTCGCTTTGCTGCGAAATCCGGTGGATTCGAATCTCATCGTTCGGGAACCGGAAATTCCCGTCCGTCACCGGAATAGCGTCCAGCTCTCCCAAACGCAGCTCGCCATGGTAGACCACGGACTTGAACCCTAAACGGCTCATTAAtttagatcaaatttgagaggGAAAGCGCGAAGAATTTGAGGTCAAATCGTAAATGTTGAAAAGATCAGGGGGGTTTCTGTGAAAAATTGGGAAGTAATTCTCCAGTTTTGCTATCCGctcctcctttctctctcaCTCCTCTCAGACCtcttcgctctctctctctctctctctctcttctctgcctTCGGTTTCAAACAATGAGACTCGCCGGGTATTTATATGCCCAAGGGGGCAGTTATGTGTCCGAAATTACCATTATATCCATTCAGCCCGGAAGTCCGTTGATTTCGGATGGCCGCCTCTGGACCGTTTGATCAAAGGTAGGATTTTGGACTTTTGCGCAccctttagtttttttttttttttttctttaataaggAGAGACAATTGACACAATTATCTATCATTTTTTAGAGCCGGATGACTCACAAATGTATTTCAGCATTTTCTTAACCAGAGTCAAGTAGACTCACTAGTTTGGGTCTTGAACCCGAAATCTCCTTGTCCTTTTATATTTTAAGAGCCGAAATTCGCGCCCTTACAATTGGATCACTTGTTGTGGTTTACGAATCTTTTAGTTCAAGATGCATAAAGTTGTaaggtattatattttaattttttttgggtttaattcttttttatattttatttttaatccaTGGGAATAATTTAATCTTTATCAGCTAATCAACGGAAACCAGGCTGAATTTTGTTGTTAATTAACCGTGGTCTAAAAATTTAATCTTAGTAATGTTGGActatttgtaattttatatGAGGTCCATTGGGCTTTATTTAAATGGGCCACTAAAAATTGCTTGCAGTAACTTGGCCCTCAAAATCCAATTAGAAAACCCAAATAGCATCTGACAACTCAATTTATTGAAtggaaaaaaccaaaaaaccaaTTATGCAACAGTGTTCAAAAGCTTTTATTTCATAAATAAGAAGTTGTTAGCTTAGttgggctagtttggtattgttgtattttttgaaaaaaaaaaaaaaaaaactgtttttgttgtataatgagaataaacagttgtaaaataaagttgttgagtgcttggtaaactttttttttgtaaaagtgcttttaacaaaaaaaaatgtctaagtgtttgataaacttttatataaattgttgtgaatatgtaaaatgactaaaaataatatggaatttaATGTGATATTAATAATTGTGGCAAAGAATAATACAGGGGCAatcattgtaattttg harbors:
- the LOC126618526 gene encoding RNA polymerase II C-terminal domain phosphatase-like 2 gives rise to the protein MSRLGFKSVVYHGELRLGELDAIPVTDGNFRFPNDEIRIHRISQQSERCPPLSILQTISSFSVRCKLESASPVEQPHLINLHASCFYEFKTAIVLVGDEEIHLVAMPSKQKKFPCFWCYAVPVGLYSASLGMLNLRVLSIVFDLDETLIVANTMKSFEDRIEALRSWIGRESDGVRIAGMSAEMKRYMDERWLLKQYIDNDCVMDNGKLYKVQLEEVPPLSDNHEKMIRPIIRLPEKNIVLTRINPEIRDTSVLVRLRPAWEDLRSYLTAKGRKRFEVYVCTMAERDYALEMWRLLDPGSHLIGSKQLLDRVVCVKSGSKKSLLNVFQQGVCHPKMAMVIDDRSNVWEDKDQPRVHVVPAFSPYYAPQAETASAVPVLCVARNVACNVRGCFFKEFDEILLRRISGVFYEDEVVNLPPAPDVSNYLMSEDAGFAPNGNANAPISEGMNGVEVERRLNQSDDKGGVESVVHSVKNHAESRSDNSQALAAILPNAAGTTSLRPVIPSQKPGLLGLPVRRDSFSDRDHEMRRGLLGTNPGLDIRSQSSAEPPLLSKVPGQLPASSINAQGGWLVDDDNNRGHLSNHTSELVQQPGVSKPEKSVYQNPFGPATPGSTPTGLLSHKSDLKREEVSSGRDLQKQNLPFPSQPSEAGVSQNQASSMNRESQIESGKVTLLPSPLSIGVLQEIGRRCSSKIEFRSVLSTSNDLQFSVEVLFTGEKIGFGTGRTRKDAQQQAAENALHSLADKYAAYLAPHTGVVDRDLDEGNENGFLLDMVGPGSAELLRDGLPTESTSEAVEVEPGSTFTVSQQVLKRASSPRLIESVAKRSKEEILHGSRSLSFSRQQKNGVTDKL